A region of Reichenbachiella carrageenanivorans DNA encodes the following proteins:
- a CDS encoding glycoside hydrolase family 88/105 protein, whose amino-acid sequence MKILRLLMIAAILAHVGSVQAQDIKPAEVKEVMQKVADWQIIHFKDTYSGRERAHHPLDWTNGAFYVGLVKWAEMADDDRYYNWMKNIGKEKDWELYKRMYHADDHTVGQMYVNLYRKYGDEEMIKPTTKQFDFMLYHQATTSMDWKSPFHQSRWNWCDALFMSPPVWAQLYNITGDEKYLDFMMKEFKATTDFLFDKKESLYYRDQRYMTQEDNGTKVFWSRGNGWVFAGLVNIMNELDPESKEYKYFLKLYKTMAERLLELQTPQGHWAMSLLGQEFYPTPETSGSSFYIYGFAWGINNGVLDKATYGPAVEKGWNAMVSYVNEEGMLGYVQPIGAAPGNASPDKTEVYGAGAFLSAGSEVFKLYGGK is encoded by the coding sequence ATGAAAATATTAAGATTATTAATGATAGCAGCCATATTGGCTCATGTAGGTAGTGTCCAAGCACAGGATATCAAACCCGCAGAAGTAAAAGAAGTGATGCAAAAGGTAGCTGATTGGCAGATCATCCATTTTAAGGATACCTATAGCGGACGAGAACGAGCACACCACCCATTAGACTGGACCAATGGTGCATTCTATGTGGGCTTGGTAAAGTGGGCAGAGATGGCTGACGATGATCGGTATTACAATTGGATGAAGAATATCGGTAAAGAAAAAGATTGGGAGCTTTACAAGCGTATGTATCATGCTGATGACCATACCGTAGGTCAAATGTATGTAAATCTGTATCGCAAGTACGGAGATGAAGAGATGATCAAGCCTACCACTAAACAGTTTGATTTTATGCTTTATCACCAAGCCACTACTTCAATGGATTGGAAAAGCCCATTTCACCAGAGCAGATGGAACTGGTGTGATGCCTTGTTCATGTCTCCACCCGTTTGGGCACAACTCTACAACATCACAGGGGATGAAAAATACCTAGATTTTATGATGAAGGAGTTTAAAGCAACTACAGATTTCTTGTTCGATAAAAAGGAAAGTCTATACTATAGAGATCAAAGATACATGACTCAGGAAGACAACGGAACGAAGGTTTTCTGGAGCCGTGGCAATGGCTGGGTATTTGCCGGTTTGGTCAATATCATGAACGAACTCGATCCAGAGAGCAAGGAGTACAAGTACTTTTTGAAATTATACAAAACAATGGCAGAGAGACTCCTTGAGCTTCAGACACCACAAGGGCATTGGGCTATGAGTCTATTAGGCCAGGAGTTTTATCCTACGCCAGAGACTAGTGGGTCTTCATTTTATATCTATGGTTTTGCCTGGGGTATCAACAACGGAGTTCTAGACAAGGCTACTTACGGTCCTGCAGTAGAAAAAGGATGGAATGCCATGGTGAGCTATGTGAATGAAGAGGGCATGCTCGGATACGTACAGCCGATTGGTGCAGCACCAGGCAATGCGTCTCCAGACAAGACCGAAGTATACGGTGCTGGTGCATTTTTAAGTGCAGGGTCAGAGGTTTTTAAACTTTACGGAGGTAAGTAA
- a CDS encoding right-handed parallel beta-helix repeat-containing protein, with the protein MNVKNRRVHMSRWVSLCFNFKVWLAVPSVFMLMSLSSPVEFSDADQKEAITYYVDATAGDDSNRGDEQSQAFRSLSKINELKLQAGDQVLFKRGHKWSGTLKPQGSGTEKAPIVIGAYGEGARPSIDGEGKKEETDTMSAGLILYNQEYFEIRDIEIRNFEKGDPAKPIKKAGIFVLAKDIGTLHGFKFENVRIADVNGSLKTRENGGVFFSVIADEDPDKRVPTNFDGIYMVDCHIYNVDRGGFLNQSYWRNRDFDSKFGEMSANNKLNNWYPSLNLLIEKCKFEEIGGNGLVTRVVAAPVVQNNLFIRNSTKTTGNASYPYNCDDALWQFNEACYTVYNEGDVDASGFDSDYLCKNTIIQYNYSHHNDWGGLLVCSWGQVTNSFNDGTIVRNNIFQDEKHHMIRFSGNITNTEISSNLFVTTSELNDVMMWYKEWGEIWPDKTVIKDNIFYNEGAEQFMKLGETTGNEISGNVLMGNSFRDKPQIGTTAKKKETNAMKSKVNQIREVSNRKDIQVSKATEVIKIMWPDQVPMNP; encoded by the coding sequence ATGAATGTAAAAAATAGAAGAGTACACATGAGCCGCTGGGTAAGCCTGTGTTTCAATTTCAAAGTATGGTTAGCTGTACCCTCTGTTTTTATGTTGATGAGTTTGTCGTCACCTGTGGAGTTTTCGGACGCCGATCAAAAGGAAGCCATCACCTATTATGTCGACGCCACCGCTGGCGACGATAGCAACAGAGGGGATGAGCAGAGCCAAGCATTTCGTAGTTTATCAAAAATCAATGAATTGAAACTCCAAGCAGGGGATCAGGTGCTTTTCAAGCGAGGCCACAAGTGGTCGGGTACGCTAAAACCACAAGGAAGCGGCACTGAAAAAGCCCCCATCGTGATAGGAGCATATGGCGAAGGCGCACGGCCGAGTATCGACGGCGAAGGCAAGAAAGAGGAAACTGATACTATGTCTGCCGGCCTCATCCTTTACAATCAAGAATATTTTGAAATTAGAGACATCGAAATCAGAAACTTCGAAAAGGGAGATCCAGCAAAGCCTATAAAAAAGGCAGGGATCTTCGTTTTGGCCAAAGACATCGGTACGCTGCATGGATTCAAGTTTGAAAACGTGAGAATCGCCGACGTAAACGGCTCCTTGAAAACACGAGAAAATGGTGGCGTCTTCTTTAGCGTGATCGCCGACGAAGACCCAGACAAAAGAGTACCGACCAACTTCGACGGCATCTACATGGTAGACTGTCATATCTACAATGTAGACAGAGGAGGGTTTCTAAACCAATCGTATTGGAGAAACCGAGATTTCGATTCGAAATTTGGTGAAATGAGCGCAAACAATAAATTGAACAATTGGTACCCAAGTCTGAACCTATTGATCGAAAAGTGCAAATTTGAAGAAATTGGTGGTAATGGATTGGTCACACGCGTGGTGGCTGCGCCCGTGGTACAAAACAACCTGTTTATCCGAAATAGCACCAAAACCACCGGCAATGCATCCTACCCTTACAATTGCGACGATGCCCTATGGCAGTTCAACGAGGCCTGCTACACCGTCTACAACGAGGGCGACGTAGATGCAAGTGGGTTTGATAGCGACTACCTGTGCAAAAACACGATCATCCAATACAACTACAGCCATCACAACGACTGGGGCGGTTTGCTGGTTTGCTCATGGGGGCAAGTGACCAACTCCTTCAACGACGGCACCATCGTGCGAAACAATATTTTTCAAGATGAAAAACACCACATGATTCGTTTTTCTGGAAATATCACCAATACAGAAATCTCAAGCAATCTATTCGTGACCACTTCAGAGCTCAACGACGTGATGATGTGGTACAAGGAATGGGGTGAAATATGGCCAGACAAAACCGTGATCAAAGACAATATCTTCTACAATGAAGGAGCCGAGCAGTTTATGAAACTAGGCGAAACCACTGGCAATGAAATATCAGGAAATGTACTAATGGGCAATTCATTCAGAGATAAACCTCAGATCGGAACCACAGCCAAGAAGAAAGAAACAAATGCGATGAAATCAAAAGTAAATCAGATCAGGGAAGTGAGCAATCGCAAGGATATCCAAGTCTCAAAGGCAACGGAGGTAATTAAGATCATGTGGCCTGATCAAGTGCCAATGAACCCATAA
- a CDS encoding cupin domain-containing protein yields MIKSSEQEWEEVGPGISRKITGYNDDLMMVLVKFEEGGVGEPHSHVHSQSTYIASGAFEVTVDGNTELLQQGDCFFAPPHAVHGVVCKSAGTLIDVFNPIREDFL; encoded by the coding sequence TTGATTAAAAGCTCTGAACAAGAGTGGGAAGAAGTTGGCCCAGGTATCAGTCGCAAGATCACCGGATATAATGACGACCTGATGATGGTATTGGTCAAGTTTGAAGAAGGTGGGGTCGGCGAGCCTCATAGCCATGTACATAGCCAGTCTACCTATATCGCCAGCGGTGCCTTTGAGGTAACAGTAGACGGCAATACAGAACTGTTACAGCAGGGAGATTGCTTTTTTGCTCCTCCCCACGCAGTACATGGTGTGGTGTGCAAATCGGCCGGCACATTGATCGATGTATTTAACCCTATTCGTGAAGATTTTTTATAA
- a CDS encoding sulfatase: MKNTVLALLILCWPFASEVCIGQNQSPKKNVLFISVDDLNDWEGSMGGNSQAITPHMDKLFESGLLFTNAHASQAVCTASRNSLLSGIHPSSSGWYGSTAAMRKTYDQVMTDHTMLPQYFKDNGYKTLAAGKIFHSGVSDYRDKTDLFWDETAPRYQVPENLKERGDGYGGSHFYPFPKEGSQIINHYGEGFRNGHSLCYGALEPEDIPGGKMFDELIAEWAVDQLEEDHEKPFFMAVGFVRPHVPYTAPKKYFDLYNLDDIEIPEVPEDEMSDIPNLGKAMAYGTIKTGDHFAVVNLSDTYWKELIYGYLACVSFVDDQVGKVIEALDNSKYADNTIVVLWSDHGQHLGEKKTWRKQDLWEEATRVPLFFKVPGIDNAGLKNKQAVSLLDLYPTLVELCDTPPVPSLQGESLVPILQDVEAKRGRPVLTTWRYKNHAVRSDDWRYIRYRDGSEELYNHQTDPKEHVNLASDPQYAEVIAEHKKWLPTNDALPAGDTEWKPDALDRRVQDWETDDSTPDWLR; encoded by the coding sequence ACTAGCGCTATTGATATTGTGTTGGCCATTTGCCAGCGAAGTTTGTATAGGGCAAAATCAATCTCCCAAGAAGAATGTCTTATTTATCTCTGTAGACGATCTCAATGATTGGGAAGGCAGCATGGGAGGAAACTCACAGGCCATTACACCCCATATGGATAAGCTATTCGAGTCGGGGCTATTGTTTACCAATGCACACGCTTCTCAGGCGGTGTGTACAGCTTCTCGCAATTCGCTCTTGAGCGGCATACACCCTTCTTCTTCTGGCTGGTACGGATCTACTGCTGCCATGCGCAAAACGTATGATCAGGTGATGACCGATCATACCATGCTCCCGCAATACTTCAAGGACAACGGGTACAAAACCCTAGCCGCAGGCAAGATCTTTCACAGTGGTGTGAGCGACTATAGAGACAAGACGGACTTGTTTTGGGACGAGACCGCACCGCGCTACCAAGTGCCAGAAAACCTGAAAGAGCGAGGGGATGGCTATGGCGGATCGCATTTTTACCCCTTTCCCAAAGAAGGAAGCCAGATCATCAATCACTATGGAGAAGGATTCAGAAATGGTCACTCGCTGTGCTATGGGGCTCTAGAGCCAGAAGACATCCCTGGCGGAAAGATGTTTGACGAACTCATCGCCGAATGGGCAGTGGATCAGCTAGAGGAGGACCATGAAAAGCCATTTTTTATGGCAGTCGGATTTGTGAGACCTCACGTGCCTTATACAGCGCCAAAGAAATATTTTGACCTGTACAATCTCGATGATATCGAAATACCAGAGGTGCCAGAGGATGAGATGTCGGATATCCCCAACTTGGGCAAAGCCATGGCTTATGGTACGATCAAGACTGGAGATCATTTTGCCGTGGTCAATCTAAGCGATACCTATTGGAAGGAATTGATTTATGGTTATTTGGCTTGTGTCTCTTTTGTTGACGATCAGGTGGGCAAAGTGATAGAAGCCTTAGACAATAGCAAATACGCAGACAATACCATCGTGGTGCTGTGGTCGGATCATGGTCAGCACTTGGGAGAGAAAAAAACTTGGAGAAAGCAAGACCTGTGGGAAGAAGCCACCAGAGTGCCGCTGTTTTTCAAAGTGCCCGGGATCGACAACGCCGGACTGAAGAATAAACAAGCCGTGAGTCTGCTGGATCTGTATCCTACGCTTGTAGAGCTGTGTGACACGCCGCCAGTGCCGAGTTTGCAAGGCGAAAGTCTAGTACCCATACTACAGGACGTAGAGGCCAAGAGAGGCCGACCCGTCTTGACTACCTGGAGGTATAAAAACCATGCTGTGAGGAGCGATGACTGGCGATACATCCGATACCGAGATGGATCTGAGGAGCTGTACAATCACCAAACAGACCCTAAAGAGCATGTCAACCTGGCCTCAGACCCGCAGTATGCGGAGGTGATCGCCGAGCATAAAAAATGGCTACCGACAAACGACGCGCTACCTGCAGGAGATACCGAATGGAAGCCCGATGCGCTCGATCGAAGAGTGCAGGATTGGGAGACCGACGACTCGACGCCTGACTGGCTGAGATAA
- a CDS encoding DUF4861 domain-containing protein: MIKYIILLLLSFGQLYAQESESWYTQGNFKPKARIEFTISNSLNFDRENCPVTITREQFPMIDLHEMWVTVVDPDLPPFEGPSEELLRLQGGHQLRAETNGHAIYHQMDDLDKDGIWDELFFQVDIPANSEKRIFIYLGENIRGWNKHYTHANIGSYCRHQMPFWESENIGWKIWFANSIDVYAKRKPVLMSNQLYMENLDGYAVSAHNHDWGSDIQSVANSFGGGANCLFEFPDQPDSVSMPRYTPTKLAAVPKSYWNAGQVSDTRYAYEVVANGPIRSIIKIKAFNWDTGNGFYEYEQYYTVYAKQSYCTSKIVYTTLLPHATDVKMGYGFRKKKEEELFEQKDGMVVSGGPEIIKDPENIDDRKEYKVDFVGTGLIVREEYQPEYQFVEDYKGNHAFRINKSIDNSFELLLASAWSEGVVYNNKKDFMKYMEKTKLEYNSPLQVRFDQVQEKMK, from the coding sequence ATGATTAAATATATTATCCTTTTATTGTTGAGTTTTGGACAGTTATATGCCCAAGAGAGTGAGTCGTGGTATACCCAGGGTAATTTTAAACCAAAAGCTAGAATTGAATTTACTATCTCCAATAGTCTAAATTTTGATCGCGAAAACTGCCCTGTGACTATTACACGGGAGCAGTTTCCGATGATCGATTTGCATGAAATGTGGGTGACCGTAGTAGACCCAGACTTGCCGCCCTTCGAAGGGCCATCTGAAGAACTACTACGCTTGCAAGGAGGACACCAGTTGCGAGCCGAAACCAACGGACACGCCATTTACCATCAGATGGACGATTTGGACAAAGATGGGATTTGGGATGAGTTGTTTTTTCAGGTAGATATTCCTGCCAATTCTGAAAAACGTATTTTCATCTATCTAGGAGAAAATATCAGAGGGTGGAACAAACACTATACCCATGCCAATATTGGGAGCTATTGTAGACATCAAATGCCATTCTGGGAAAGCGAGAATATTGGCTGGAAGATATGGTTTGCCAATAGTATAGATGTCTATGCTAAAAGAAAACCTGTACTGATGTCGAATCAGCTGTATATGGAAAACCTAGACGGCTATGCCGTATCAGCGCATAATCATGACTGGGGGTCTGACATTCAAAGTGTGGCCAATTCCTTCGGAGGCGGTGCCAACTGTTTGTTTGAGTTTCCTGACCAGCCAGATTCCGTGTCTATGCCTCGCTATACACCTACTAAGCTCGCCGCTGTGCCCAAGTCTTATTGGAATGCAGGTCAGGTCAGCGATACCCGATACGCCTATGAAGTAGTAGCCAATGGCCCCATTCGTTCGATTATTAAGATCAAAGCTTTTAATTGGGATACTGGAAACGGATTTTACGAATATGAACAATATTATACTGTGTATGCCAAGCAGAGTTATTGCACCTCCAAGATTGTGTACACCACATTATTGCCTCATGCCACAGATGTCAAAATGGGCTACGGTTTTCGCAAGAAAAAAGAAGAAGAACTTTTTGAACAAAAAGACGGAATGGTAGTCTCTGGCGGCCCTGAGATTATCAAAGACCCTGAAAATATCGATGACAGAAAAGAGTATAAAGTTGATTTTGTAGGCACTGGGTTGATCGTGCGAGAAGAATATCAGCCCGAGTATCAATTTGTCGAAGATTATAAAGGCAACCATGCTTTCAGAATCAATAAATCAATAGACAATTCTTTTGAATTGCTACTGGCTTCGGCATGGAGCGAAGGAGTGGTATACAACAACAAAAAGGATTTTATGAAATACATGGAAAAAACCAAATTGGAGTACAATAGTCCGCTTCAAGTCAGGTTTGATCAAGTTCAGGAAAAAATGAAATAA